A segment of the bacterium genome:
ACCCGGGATACTATATCACCGGCTGACGAAGCGGACGAACTCCTCGCTCTCGTCGGTGATGGGGCCGTGCGCGCGCCCCTGCACGAACTGCGCGACCACCGGGTTGGACGTCGTCCGGATCTGCTCCGGCGTCCCCACCTCGATGATCTTTCCCTTGTACAGCATCGCGATCTGGTCCGCGATCTTGTAGGCGGAGGCCATGTCGTGGGTGATCGCGATCGAGGTCACCCCGAGCGTCTCCCGCAGCGAGATGATCAGGTCGTTGATGACGTCCGCCATGATCGGGTCCAGCCCCGTCGTCGGCTCGTCGTACAGCAGGATGTCGGGCTCGGAAGCGATCGCCCTGGCCAGCCCCACGCGCTTCTTCATGCCGCCGGACAGCTCCGCGGGCATCAGCCGCTGGATGTCGCGAAGCCCGACCATCGAGAGCTTCTCTTCCACCACCTCCCGGATCTGGCGCTCCGGGTACATCTTCAGGCGCCGCAGGACGAACGCCACGTTCTCCCCCACGTCCATCGAGTCGAACAGGGCCGACCCCTGGAAGAGCATCCCGAACCTGCGGCGGACCCGGACCAGTTCCCGTTCGTCCATCCGGATGATGTCCTGCCCGTCGATCCGGATCTCCCCCGCCTCGGGGCGGATCAGCCCCACCGCGCACTTGATGAGGACCGACTTCCCCGTGCCGCTTCCGCCGATGACGACGGTGCTCTTTCCCTTCGGAACGGTCAGCGAAAGGCCGTCGAGGACCACCTTTTTCCCGAAGCGCTTGCTCAAATCCCGGATCTCGATCACGCCGACTTCGACCCTTTCCCGTCAGAACATGAACGACGTCATGAAGTAGTCCGAGACGAGCACCATCATGGAGGACGCCACGACCGCCCGCGTAGTGGCCCGGCCGACCCCCTCCGCGCCCCCCTCCGCCATGAACCCGTGGTGGCACGAGATGAGGGCGATCAGCGTCCCGAAGACCGCGGCCTTGACCAGCCCGGTGTAGATGTCCTTGAACTCGAGGTACTGGTACGTCTTCGCGGTGTACACGTACGGGTTGGCGCCCAGCAGGTAGACGGAGACGAAGTAGCCTCCGAGGATCCC
Coding sequences within it:
- a CDS encoding ABC transporter ATP-binding protein — protein: MIEIRDLSKRFGKKVVLDGLSLTVPKGKSTVVIGGSGTGKSVLIKCAVGLIRPEAGEIRIDGQDIIRMDERELVRVRRRFGMLFQGSALFDSMDVGENVAFVLRRLKMYPERQIREVVEEKLSMVGLRDIQRLMPAELSGGMKKRVGLARAIASEPDILLYDEPTTGLDPIMADVINDLIISLRETLGVTSIAITHDMASAYKIADQIAMLYKGKIIEVGTPEQIRTTSNPVVAQFVQGRAHGPITDESEEFVRFVSR